The Anaerolineales bacterium DNA segment TAACTCCGGAATGGGTGGCCGGATAACTCCGGAATCACCGGCCGGATAACTCCGAAACGGGCGGCCGGATTAGGCCGGAAAATGCATGAAAATGTGCGGTTTTTCTATGCGAGCATCAATTCAGAGATGAATTTCCAGTTCCGGTTTTTCTGGGCCGCGCCTTTTAATAGTAAAATTTGTCACATGTCGAGCTCCAAATCCGATGCGACGCATCGGATGGCTTTGCTTCTCAGCCTGTTCACCATCGCCGCCAACATCATCGAGGGCGTCGTTTCGATGGCGCTGGGCGTACAGGATGAAACCCTGGCGCTGTTCGGCTTCGGCGTCGACAGCTTCATCGAAGTGATCTCGGCCGCGGGCATCGCCCAGCTGATTCTTCGAATTTGGAGAAATCCCGGCGCCCCGCGGTCGCGGTTCGAAGTCACCGCACTGCGGATCACCGGAACGTCGTTCTACCTCCTCGCCGCCGGCTTGGTTCTCGGCGCCGTGGTCAACACCGTCGCCGGCCGATCTCCGGAGAGCGCCCGCTGGGGCCTGGCGATCTCCGCGGTCTCGATCTCCGTGATGACCGGCTTGTTCGCCGCCAAACGCGCCGTCGGCAAGCGGCTGGAGTCAGCGCCGATCCTGGCCGACGCCAATTGCACCTTGGTTTGCATCTATATGTCGGTTGTGCTGCTGGCTTCGAGCGCGCTCTTCGAACTCACCGGCTTTGGGCTTCTCGACAGCCTCGGCGCGCTCGGCTTGGCGTTTTTCTCCTTCCGCGAAGGCCGCGAATCCTTCGAGAAGGCGCGTGGGAAAGAATGCGGTTGCGCCGAGTCATGAGCGCCGCTTTCCCGATCCGCGCCGCGGTTTTGGATATGGACGGTTTGATCCTCGACACCGAGCCGATGTCGCAGGCCGGCTGGGTCCGCACCTTCCGCGAGCGCGGGATCCCGTTCGACGATCGCCAATTCCACGCGCTCGTCGGGTTAAGCGCCGCCAATGCGCGCCGCAAAATGCTCGGTTGGTACGGCCCGGAATTCCCCTTCGAGGAAATTTATTCGCGGAAATTGGAATGCGTGGACGAGATCATCGCCGCCCAAGGCATCCCGCTCAAGCCGGGCTTGGCGGAGTTCCTCTCCGCCGTCGACGCCCTCGGACTGCGCAAGGCGGTGGCCACCTCGACCGCGCGCGAGCGGGCGATCTACAAATTGGGAATCGCCGGGATGTCGGAAGCCTTCCCGGTCGTCGCCGGCGGGGATGAGGTGGCGCACGGCAAGCCCGCGCCGGACTTGTTCCTGCTGGCGGCCAAGCGGCTGGGGATCCCGCCGGGGGAGTGCCTGGCTTTCGAAGATTCCGATCCGGGCGCGCTGGCGGCGCGCGCCGCCGGGATGCGGGTGGTGATCATCCCCGACCAGAAGCGGCCTTCCCCGGAAGCGTCCGCCGCCGCCTGGCGGGTCTTGCCCGATCTCCGCCAGGCCGCCGCAAACCTTCCAGTATGGGTAAGAGGGGAACTGTAACCCCCCTGTTGTCCCCCCCATTTTCCAAAGGAAAATGGGGGGAACGAGCTTTTTAGGGGGTGATTGACTTTTCCCAGCCGACCCGGTATGATTCCCGCAATATCAATCCACCATTTCAGCAGTCGTTGCTTCTGTCATTGAACGAGCCCCGCTCACAACCCTGACACCCGCGTGACTTCTGAAGAAAAGGAAATAGAGTGAACTTTCAAGAATTCAATCTGGATTCGCGCCTGACGGCGGGAATCCGCCGCGCCGGCTACACCGAGCCGACACCGATCCAAATCCACGCCATTCCGCAGGCGCTCGCCGGGCAGGACCTGATCGGCACAGCCCAGACCGGAACCGGAAAGACGGCCGCCTTCGTCCTGCCCATCCTGCAACGGCTGCTGCCCGGCCCGCGCCGACGCGCGCGGGCGCTGATTGTCACGCCCACCCGCGAATTAGCCGAGCAGATTCACGGGGTCATCCGCGCGCTGGGCGCGCAGACCGGCCTGCGCAGTGCGACGATCTACGGCGGCGTCGGCGCCGCGCCGCAGATCCAGGCGTTCCAATCCGGCGTCGAAATCCTGGTTGCCTGTCCGGGGCGCCTGCTCGACCACATCCAACAGCGGCGCGTCCAACTTGGCGCGGTCGAAGTCCTCGTGCTGGATGAGGCCGACCGGATGCTCGACATGGGCTTCCTGCCGGATGTGAAGCGGATCCTTGCGCACCTGCCCGCCCGGCGGCAGACGATGCTCTTCTCCGCCACATTCCCTCACGAGATCGAACAGTTGGCGGCGCAGTGCCTGACCCGTCCCCAGCGGATCGCGGTCGGGATGCGCGCGCCGGTCCACACCGTCGCGCATGCGCTGTATCCGGTGCCACAGCATTTGAAATCCGCGCTGGTACTGGAGTTGCTGCGCTTGACCGACACCGAATCCGTGCTGATTTTCACCCGCACCAAGCACCGCGCCGAAAAGCTGGCGCGGCAGCTCTCCAAGGCCGGCCACCGGGTCACCAGCCTGCACAGCAACCGCTCGCAGGGACAGCGCCAAGCCGCGCTGGGCGGCTTTAAAGACGGCCGCTACCGGATCATGGTCGCCACCGACATCGCCGCCCGCGGGCTGGACGTGGAAAACATCTCGCATGTAATCAACTTCGACATGCCCGACACCGCCGACGCCTACATTCACCGCATCGGCCGCACCGGCCGCGCCGAGCGGACGGGCGACGCCTTCACGCTCGTCACCCCGGAGGACGGCGAGTTGATCCGTACGCTCGAGAAGATTATGAAGCAGCCGCTCCCGCGGCGAACGCTCGAGGGATTCGACTACAAAGCGGCTCCGCCGCCCAGGCCTTCCAATCCGGTTCGAACCCCGCGCGGCGCCGGGCGGAACACCCGCGCATCCGCCGCGCGCAAGCCGTGCACCGGCACGGCCGCCCGCAAGCCGAAGGCCCCATCCGCCAAACCGGCGCACCGCGGGTGGCGACAGCGGTTCGGAATCGCCGATGTCTGATGAAAACCGCGGCGGTCTTGAAGACCGCCGCGGTTTCGTTTCTCCTCGGCCGTCCCTCCGAGGATGCTATACTTCAACCTGATATCTCCTCCGGGAGGAATCCATGACACCGACTGCCCGCTCCCTTGTGCTCGGCCTGATCGGCTTTGCGGCCGCTTCCTGTTCCCTCATCCATTCCGCAACGGCTCCCGCGCCAAGGACCCTTCCGCCCCCGAACGATTTTTTCCAGGGCGTCCCGATCATCCCCGGCGCCGTCTCGGGCCGGGCCGTGGGCACCGCCTATTTGTATCAAATCGACGCGTCCCTTTTGGAAGTCCAGGAGTTCTATCTTCGGGAAATGCCGCTCGCGGGGTGGGCCCTCGAAGATCAGACCGGAGACGCCGCCCAGGGTGATACTTCAATCCGGTTGCGATTTACCAAGGGGGAGGAACTGGCCGCGATCTTTATTTCCGAAGGCGAAGGCAAAAGGACGGAGGTGTCTATTCTTTAAGCGGGCTGCCTGCCCCGGGCTGGAAAAGCTCGAATGCGGCCTCGGGCGGAAACCAACATCGTACGATAGATCGGCGTCCTGATCCTGCCGTCGCCGTTTCCAAACGCCGGGCGACGGCGGAACATCCGAGGAGGCTGCCCGCTTCTTTCCATCCGGCAATCCTCCGGCCACCCGCAACCCGGCGTGGATCATCGAAGATGCGCCTTTCAGGAGACCCCATGCCAGATCTCATCGGTCAAGCCCTCGGCCGCTATCACATCCTGGAACGGCTCGGCGAAGGCGGGATGGCCACGGTCTACAAGGCCTTCGATACCCGCCTCGAACGCTTCGTCGCGGTCAAGATCATCCGCCGCTCCGCCTTCCCCCCCGAGCAGCTCGAGCCGATCCTCAAGCGTTTCGAACGCGAAGCCAAGGCCCTCGCCAAGCTCTCCCATCCCAACATCGTCAGCGTGATCGACTACGGCGAACACGAAGGCGCACCCTACCTGGTGATGGTCTTCCTCCCCAGCGGCACCCTGGCCCACAGCTTGGGCCGGCCGATCCCTTGGCAGGAGGCGGCCCGCCTGATCCTTCCGATCGCCCGCGCGCTGGAATTCGCCCACGGCCAGGGCATCGTCCACCGCGACGTCAAGCCCGCCAACATCCTCATCACCCTTTCCGGCGAGCCGATGCTCTCCGACTTCGGGATCGCGAAGATCCTCGAAAGCGAAGGAACCACGCAATTGACCGGGACCGGCTTCAGCGTCGGCACGCCTTCGTACATGGCCCCCGAACAATGGAGCGGGAAGGTCGGCCCGCAAACGGATCTGTATTCGCTGGGCGTCGTCCTTTATGAGATGATCACCGGCCGCAAGCCGTACACGGCGGATACCCCCAGCGCCATCCTGCTCAAGCAGGCGACCGAACCCCTGCCGCGTCCGAAGGCATACGTCCCGGATTTGCCCGAGGCGGTTGAGAAAGTGTTGCTGAAGGCGTTGGCCCGCAAGCCGGAGGACCGCTATCCGGATATGGCCGCCTTCATCGACGGATTGGAGCGCACGCTGGTCGGGCAGCCCAAGGGGAAGAAATTCCTAGCTTTCAAGCCGGCCACCGCGCCGAAGGTTCAGCCGCCGGCGAAAACCAGAGCCACCTTCGTGGATGGGGAACAACCCTCCAGCCTCGCCCC contains these protein-coding regions:
- a CDS encoding cation transporter, which translates into the protein MSSSKSDATHRMALLLSLFTIAANIIEGVVSMALGVQDETLALFGFGVDSFIEVISAAGIAQLILRIWRNPGAPRSRFEVTALRITGTSFYLLAAGLVLGAVVNTVAGRSPESARWGLAISAVSISVMTGLFAAKRAVGKRLESAPILADANCTLVCIYMSVVLLASSALFELTGFGLLDSLGALGLAFFSFREGRESFEKARGKECGCAES
- a CDS encoding HAD family phosphatase, producing MSAAFPIRAAVLDMDGLILDTEPMSQAGWVRTFRERGIPFDDRQFHALVGLSAANARRKMLGWYGPEFPFEEIYSRKLECVDEIIAAQGIPLKPGLAEFLSAVDALGLRKAVATSTARERAIYKLGIAGMSEAFPVVAGGDEVAHGKPAPDLFLLAAKRLGIPPGECLAFEDSDPGALAARAAGMRVVIIPDQKRPSPEASAAAWRVLPDLRQAAANLPVWVRGEL
- a CDS encoding DEAD/DEAH box helicase produces the protein MNFQEFNLDSRLTAGIRRAGYTEPTPIQIHAIPQALAGQDLIGTAQTGTGKTAAFVLPILQRLLPGPRRRARALIVTPTRELAEQIHGVIRALGAQTGLRSATIYGGVGAAPQIQAFQSGVEILVACPGRLLDHIQQRRVQLGAVEVLVLDEADRMLDMGFLPDVKRILAHLPARRQTMLFSATFPHEIEQLAAQCLTRPQRIAVGMRAPVHTVAHALYPVPQHLKSALVLELLRLTDTESVLIFTRTKHRAEKLARQLSKAGHRVTSLHSNRSQGQRQAALGGFKDGRYRIMVATDIAARGLDVENISHVINFDMPDTADAYIHRIGRTGRAERTGDAFTLVTPEDGELIRTLEKIMKQPLPRRTLEGFDYKAAPPPRPSNPVRTPRGAGRNTRASAARKPCTGTAARKPKAPSAKPAHRGWRQRFGIADV